From Quercus lobata isolate SW786 chromosome 1, ValleyOak3.0 Primary Assembly, whole genome shotgun sequence, one genomic window encodes:
- the LOC115983728 gene encoding fasciclin-like arabinogalactan protein 12, whose product MTKQALFSLSILLVFLFHCITTLGQPVAAPVQPATPPVVQPAKAPAPVQSAKVPPTKKGVPDVSKILGKAGGFTVFIRLLKSTGVSDQLYGQLNNSKNGFTIFAPTDAAFSSLKAGTINSLSDLQKTQLVQFHILNTVVTLSNFQTLSNPVPTEAGDAGEFPLTVTTAGNQVNISSVLVNTTLGGTVYSDNQLDIYQVDQVLLPLDIFNPKPKHKAPASAPTLSKPKSLDNGADVDADADTPSVAAKVDESGALSLKRHGNGILMSIGTTLVAFIVTKGL is encoded by the coding sequence ATGACAAAACAGGCTCTCTTCTCCCTGTcaattttacttgtatttctCTTCCATTGCATCACAACTTTAGGCCAGCCCGTCGCAGCTCCAGTCCAGCCTGCCACTCCACCAGTAGTTCAGCCTGCCAAGGCGCCAGCCCCAGTCCAGTCTGCCAAGGTCCCACCTACGAAGAAAGGTGTCCCGGATGTCTCCAAAATCCTTGGAAAGGCTGGTGGGTTCACAGTCTTTATCCGCCTCTTAAAAAGTACCGGAGTGTCTGACCAATTATATGGCCAGCTCAACAATTCAAAGAATGGGTTTACCATCTTTGCTCCTACTGATGCTGCATTTTCCAGCCTCAAAGCGGGCACTATAAACTCTTTGTCCGACCTACAAAAGACCCAACTAGTACAATTTCACATATTAAACACAGTGGTTACTCTGTCAAATTTCCAAACTCTGAGCAATCCAGTGCCCACAGAAGCCGGAGATGCTGGTGAGTTCCCACTAACCGTGACCACTGCTGGCAATCAAGTGAACATCTCTAGTGTTCTTGTTAACACCACGTTGGGTGGAACTGTGTATTCGGATAACCAGCTTGATATTTATCAAGTGGATCAAGTGCTTCTTCCTCTTGACATTTTTAATCCTAAGCCTAAGCATAAGGCACCAGCCTCGGCACCAACATTGTCAAAGCCTAAGTCTTTGGACAATGGTGCAGATGTAGATGCAGATGCAGACACTCCTTCTGTTGCTGCAAAAGTGGATGAGTCTGGAGCACTAAGTCTCAAGAGGCATGGAAATGGAATATTGATGTCCATTGGAACTACTCTGGTTGCATTCATTGTCACGAAGGGACTTTGA